The DNA window AGCACATCAGCACCACGTTATCATAAGTAACAGGATTTTGGAAAGATTGTGCAAGAAACTTTCCAATTCCGAAAAAGGGACCACATGGACTTGGAGGAAATTGCAGGCTCAGGCTGCCATTACTGTCCTCTTGCCCGTTTTGTTGGTTGCTGGTtatatattttcctaaaaaCGATTTTATTCTCGTACCATTATGATTTTTTCTCGTAAAATTACAACTTTATTCTCATAATATTACAACTTTCTTgaaatattatgactttattctGATTAAATTACGACCTTATTCTCAAAATctctgattttttcccccctcaatgTGGCCCCGATACTCCATCGTAGGGGTGTGGGTCTCCAAATtggagaaaataattcattcaggtgggtggcgggtggatgatGCGATTTGGATGACGTCAGAGCCAATCCGCAcatcactagtgtgtgtgtgtgtgaaaccgctttttttttttgtttgagttatttgagtttgatttatttatttgagtttgtcaagcactttaaacatcagcactttttaagtttattttttaaacaattgaggttattgcgatttattgtttgtgctgtgatttaaataaagaaaaaacatttatctgcatctttattcctgtttacaatcatttacataattgtgttaagaaattatcaatgtgtatgggaactgacaaaaaaggtaacgcttaaaatgtattactgcGGCACCAAAAGGCGCGGTGAAAACttttgggtgcacctaaattaaaatgttaggcgcaccagtgcaaccaatgtaaaaagttaatCTGGAGCCCTGCCTCTGTGGACGCACTGGAGGAGGTCAGTCTGACACATCCTGTGTTCGATTTGGTACTGCCCGTAAGCCATGGATACACCCGATCATCCCAGTTATCACGGGTATCACGTTGATATTTATTCATCTTCCTTTGTTCCAGTTCAAGTCTGTAGACACTGATCTTCTGATCACAGCCTTCCACAATGGATTTCAAATGATCATTAGACATCTCTGCCATTTCTTTGTGTAAATTGTCAATGCCCATATGCACTTTGGCTAACTTCGCATCCTCATTCTCTACAACAATTGGCATTAAATCCAACGAGCACGAGTTGCGCATCATTCCTGACAAAAGTCTACATTGTCCCTTCAGATAGTTGGTtctttatttatacattcaCCCATTTGGATCCTTCCATTAAACCAGTATTGGGACAAGAATGTACCATGAAGCAGGGATCTTCAAGTGTGATAATGCTTATACACCACTTGAAAGTAGGGCTGGGCAGCAGAGGCGTCTATCTTCCTCTCTCAATAGAATACACTTTAGAATTTTACACCTTTacttgccttttttgttttctgcacacTTGTTTTGTTAACCAAAGTGACCAGTTTTTAGCAGACCAATAGAAGTTTCGTTCTGCTGTCaaatgaaaaagagaagaaaaagtaATACTGACCACCATGCCGATAGAATTCTGTTGCCCTCCAGAGGCCATCTCCAGACAGTCATCCATAACCAGGTTCATGAAAGGGTCAAAGCCACGCAAGATTCCCTGCACATGGCGACCACCATTCAGTTTCACTGGAGGGATCAaaatttggagggggggggggggggggggggggggggggggtggaaaatAGGTTAAGACATGTAAAGACTAATTACACCGAACAGTTCATGCTGGCACACACAATCCCTCATAAAATGGTTGTTTGGAACAATGTGTGGCTGTCGGTCCCAAATAGGGCACTTTGATAGTCCTCAAGGGCAAAGGAATTCAATGTATTGCTGATATTGATAAATGCCTTTCACCGATTTAAAAGAAACATATCATAATAGCAAAAACGCTTTCATACACTTAATGCAACTATTAGAAtgaagtatatatattttttgctctAAACCACAGGCCCATGACCAATGCTTTATGAAACTCTCTGTAAATACCTCAAATATTCTTCGTTGCACATAAAAAATGTCAAggccaataaaaacatgcagactTAAACTCCAGGCGGAGAATTATCCCTTTGAGGTACCAACACTCACCAATATTACTGTGCATCCCTGAAAATTATTAGGCTATAGAACGTTAGTGACAGATGAGCTTTGAGAACCTTTATTCTATTTGTGTTTGCCTGTGACAGTGttcttgtgtattttatttttttattagacaATTTCACTTCAAGCAAAGTTTGGGattgcaatatattttcctttttgagagcaaaattaataaaaatcagagcTTAAACAGTTAAATTTCAACATaccatttcaataaataatccAACGCCAGGGATTAGATTATAGATTAGAATGACATTTCACCGTCAGACACAAATCCCCTCGACTGGTGGAAAGTCAATAACAAGTCAGGGTTCCCTCGAATGGCAGCAAAATGCTATTTGTCCATTCCTAgaacataagccgcgtttccaccaaaattactcggaactttcagtcccaggaactactttaccaggaactaaaaggttccttcagccaatggttgtctgcgtttccaccggggtctgaagtcccgcgaagattaggcaaattagcccactgacgtatgaaaaagcggcgttgtcgtcggtccatctgtcatatgatttcttctgtaaccccatactaccaccgaagtagcctacattattttctaataaccgggacagcacggaggggtttattccacttatatacaacgggttaccaacaatgactatatatggttacttttgtatttattgatttttatcgatttaatcacatggaattgaaatattcttctgcagccgtttgggcatattttaccgttgtcaagcaaaactgttgttggtagttgaacttggaccgttatgcaacaaataggatataacagaccaatagtcagattgtaactgttttatatatcctctcaaacacattcattatgttttttatgcgaacattcgctttcatgtcttgacatccgaagcgacagaatgcattcacatttccaatataactggcaacaacagcagaaaacatgcacacgttgtaaacaatttgctgtttgattttctcatcgtcaattctatataggctaaccgcaaaatgacaagaatagaacgaaaactcggacttgcgtgataatttaaattagtagtggtacagccaccgtttgttttccttcgaagttactgctagccgagcagcgaagtgtgccctccagatgcgaaccatgcaccataaatgagtcttcctggtcttttcgtggaattgaaaaatggcagtaaaattgagtaaaattacggcagtctgaaaaagctaaagggaagattactagaattaacctgttattttacccggataaaaagtgcggaaggtgatttccagtttgcttgtactgtatcaccaatgttaattatgcagaactaccgcatacctcacataactgtatcaaacgttttgagtcaattacaacgggctaacaaagaaaatccggacagaaaatattcagcaaccgaattaatccgtttgaatgttttggtagcctacgtaatatgctgtcccagcacgaatgcttagcattttataaaacgaatactaaagcaagaaaagaacagaagagcacacgttataattccaagacgttggcaggctataaccaaaactaggctactgcgccgcataacatacaagtttgatttgaagttattatgaaaataaattggtttgccgctgcatattttcaaacatggcggaaaataaatacaacacaaatgctacgagtactcgaccaatcagaaatgttcagcgctgcaagctccacccaaaaggttcctgtactttcggaaagtactaccccccgagcaggaaccttttggggggtaaaacgaagcccccagaactaaatttagaccctagttcctgcggtggaaacgcactgagttcctcaaaaggttcctagttccggggtatagttcctgcggtggaaacgcggctataggtGCCATCTAAGAGTGTcttctcagctgctggtctcacCATTAGCAGGTTCCTCATACCAGAATTATCCCAGAacacataagccgcgtttccaggTCAggttttaggtcaaaatggCCTCACAGCACAGTTATTACAGATAGCTAGATAGCCAAcagttgaaatatattttaaaaagtggctaAAAACCATAAACTTATAGTCAAGCTATAACTAGACTAGCTACTCTCTATACAGTCACTCATGGACATCAAGCTATGACATTACCACTATTGGTTTGCTTGCTCTTACAAAGCTCCACTTCATTTATAGAGTCAGACTGatgcacattcatttagaaCAGTGATTGAACTTTTGCAGGAGCTACTCCATAGTCAAATGTATATGGAGAAATAATACACAagttccagccaatcagaacagagTGTTCATCCAAGCCATTGTATGTTGGTTTTGTGGGTGTGCAACATGTGTCATATCTGACACTGACTGTGTACTGACACAAACTAAGCATTAAGACTTTATAATGATGGGAAAATGTTATCGTTGATATAACATTACATAAggatgagaacagaccattcagcccaacaatgcttgccattttccagactaaattagtgctctgattacctacagactagatagtatctaacactatCAAACCTAGTCTTAAAAATCCATCGAGTtactgcctctactacatgacctgcaggctattccacacattgactacactgcgtgaaatttttttcctcatgtctgtatggaatttactttttgctcatttccatttatgttccCTTGTTTTacaaacagaactcaacctgaagaatctcttgtagttcctTTTGTTGAtaccctttatgaatttaaaaacctcaatcaaatcatccctgagtctccttttactaagcttgaagcaTCTTGATTCTTTCCACATAGCTTTTATCTTACATACCTGGAAtgaatttggttgctcttctctgaactttttccagagcctcagggtttccgccagtgtattgcaagcccggcagCCCAccgggcctaagttgaccccccgccgggcctaagcatcggggaatctttttttttttttaatgtatttttaagatgtttttaaactacagttacagtggggcggctcggcTGGAAAGCTCACCAGTGACATCTGTCGGTTAAAAagtgaacgcactataggaaaacagcaggtctgagatcagtgttctttaccttCATTGTGCgtagtgacgttcaacacttgacgcttccaactagCACAAGCTAAAGTTACCTAGCAAGCGTCCATTTCTTATTAGGCTAACTAACCTagttacaaactgtgttatcacttcaACTCGttggtaagtacattctttttatattaacttaagcagtgtgtaggtaacattaaactagtagcatgaatgtaacgttcgatacattgtaacattacatgacttattaatcgccatagaaataacaacttcacttgtttattaataacgttagcttgttgACACTGATGTGcatgacaacgtggtcatttagctaacttagttagctagccaaacagtcagtaacacagataggCTGCTTCCTTTGTGACATTTAGagataatgtcaaggaggaaaagtaaaagccaaaaaaccttagacagttttttcAGACAGCCAAATACTGGAGGTGATGGTGATGAGGAAGAGACTGCTAATAGGGCTGTcactttttccccaaaatgacATTTGAACGAATTCCAATTAAGATGGAATTAGTTCTAATTAATTTGAATCTTTATGTAATCTGATAGCCTACTCTAGCGGAACGGACGCAGATAATGTACCCtaatttaacctcttagcgcaaagcccctagtggtcgacACGCcagcgtgccgagattactaaactcagatattcagtgctactgcaaccaaagtatgagttaaaaacagaaacacgttgttttagtttcattagtagacgatacacgacaactatgctgaatacCATGTTTCTCGGCGCCACCACTGTCGCTCTGGTCCTTCATTTAACACTCACcgccctccctgcagtctcatctgcgattaataagtcatgtaatgttacaatgtatcgaacatCAGATTCATTGCAgttagtttaacgttacctaaaCACtgcttaaaggagtaacatggtggttgaatgtgacacttgccagttgtctttaggcaacaacaaaacaaatgtgcataattttttttattattcagtcatttaaatgtattttaaaacatatttttctaagcctaaatttcccactataaaagttcacccaaaCTGTCTGGgcatggtaatgagaactgtcagttagctatgattgacagaccgtgccccgttaccatagctacttccatgatacgcgct is part of the Anguilla anguilla isolate fAngAng1 chromosome 10, fAngAng1.pri, whole genome shotgun sequence genome and encodes:
- the snrpg gene encoding small nuclear ribonucleoprotein G, translating into MSKAHPPELKKFMDKKLSLKLNGGRHVQGILRGFDPFMNLVMDDCLEMASGGQQNSIGMVVIRGNSIIMLEALERV